One region of Miscanthus floridulus cultivar M001 chromosome 19, ASM1932011v1, whole genome shotgun sequence genomic DNA includes:
- the LOC136527863 gene encoding synaptotagmin-3-like, with protein sequence MGLVGGVLGFCLGLPIGLAAAYFVYLRYFAAARRLQDPVIKPLRDLDSETLQGTIPDIPLWVKSPDYERVDWMNKFIFDMWPFLDKAICNSIKRATRPIFDQYVGQYGIESIEFGQLTLGTLPPTFQGIKVYEMLEKELVIEPVIRWASTANVTVNAKVHSFKVTVQLEDLHIMLTPRVTLKSLVPSFPCFANLCVSLMEKPRIDFGFKLLGGDVMAIPVLYQYVQDQISKQISILYHWPKVIQIPILDGASGATKKPVGILHVKVIRALNLLKMDFLGKSDPYAKMRLSGERLPWKKTSVKMSNLNPEWNEHFRFIVKDPDTQVLELHMFDWEKVKMHDKLGMQVIPLRLLTPYESKLFTLDLVRSMNPNDPQNKKNRGKLIVELTFDPFREDNMASDGEGNASIKREADGESSGGVLLVSVENAEDVEGKRHTNPYAEVLFRGERKKTKVIRKTRDPRWSEEFQFMVDEPPVEDKIHIEVKSKRRGLPFRNKESLGHVNINLVDVVNNGRINEKYHLINSRNGMIHVETKWSTV encoded by the exons ATGGGCCTCGTGGGCGGCGTCCTCGGGTTCTGCCTCGGCCTCCCCATCGGCCTCGCCGCCGCGTACTTCGTCTACCTCCGCTACttcgccgccgctcgccgcctcCAG GATCCTGTCATTAAACCTCTACGAGATTTAGATTCTGAAACCCTGCAGGGAACAATACCAGATATTCCATTATGGGTGAAGAGCCCAGATTATGAGCGG GTTGACTGGatgaacaagtttatttttgacATGTGGCCTTTTCTGGATAAG GCAATATGCAACAGTATAAAACGTGCGACGAGGCCAATATTTGATCAATATGTTGGACAATATGGTATAGAATCAATTGAATTTGGACAGTTGACACTTGGGACTCTTCCACCTACATTTCAAG GCATTAAAGTTTACGAAATGCTAGAAAAAGAGTTGGTAATTGAGCCTGTGATTCGGTGGGCTAGCACAGCAAATGTAACAGTGAATGCAAAGGTGCATTCTTTCAAAGTGACGGTTCAG CTTGAAGATTTGCATATAATGCTAACACCACGTGTGACTCTGAAGTCACTTGTGCCAAGCTTTCCCTGTTTTGCTAACTTGTGCGTTTCACTAATGGAAAAG CCACGTATAGATTTTGGATTCAAATTGTTGGGGGGAGATGTCATGGCCATACCAGTCTTGTATCAATATGTTCAG GATCAAATATCAAAGCAAATCTCAATTTTGTATCACTGGCCTAAGGTTATACAGATTCCTATCTTAGACGGAGCAAG TGGTGCTACAAAGAAGCCAGTTGGAATCTTGCATGTAAAGGTAATTAGAGCCCTGAATCTTCTCAAGATGGACTTTCTTGGCAAATCTGATCCCTATGCCAAGATGCGCCTGAGTGGTGAAAGACTGCCCTGGAAGAAAACATCTGTTAAGATGAGCAACCTGAATCCTGAATGGAATGAACACTTCAGGTTCATAGTCAAGGATCCTGACACTCAAGTCCTTGAGCTTCACATGTTTGATTGGGAAAAG GTTAAGATGCATGATAAATTGGGGATGCAAGTAATTCCCCTCCGCTTGCTTACACCTTACGAGAGCAAGTTATTCACACTCGACCTTGTTCGAAGCATGAACCCAAATGATCCACAGAACAAGAAGAATAGAGGAAAGCTCATTGTTGAGTTGACATTTGATCCCTTCAGAGAAGACAATATGGCTTCAGATGGTGAAGGTAATGCTAGTATAAAAAGGGAAGCAGACGGTGAATCCAGTGGTGGGGTGCTGTTGGTTTCAGTAGAAAATGCAGAAGATGTCGAAGGGAAGCGGCATACTAATCCATATGCTGAGGTACTTTTCAGGGGAGAACGGAAGAAAACAAAG GTCATAAGGAAAACAAGAGATCCAAGATGGAGCGAGGAGTTCCAGTTCATGGTAGACGAGCCTCCGGTGGAAGATAAGATCCACATCGAAGTTAAAAGCAAACGCCGCGGACTTCCCTTCCGCAACAAG GAATCGCTGGGGCATGTGAATATAAACCTGGTGGATGTGGTGAACAACGGCCGGATTAACGAGAAGTACCACCTCATCAACTCGAGGAACGGGATGATACACGTGGAGACCAAATGGAGCACGGTGTGA
- the LOC136527545 gene encoding structural maintenance of chromosomes protein 5-like isoform X1, producing MAAPRAAKRPKFASGAAPPQRGEDDYVPGNIVEIELFNFMTYDRLVCCPGPRLNFVVGPNGSGKSSLVCAIALGLAGDPNILGRASSVGAFVKRGEVAGHVKISLRGDTPDDKICITRKIDTKNKSEWLLNGATVPKKEVIDVIKKFDIQVNNLTQFLPQDRVSEFAKLSPIQLLEETEKAVGDLDLPVQHRQLVERSKELKALEVAITQKEKTLNNLKALNAEQEKDVERVRLRDNLLRKAELMKKKLPWLKFDMMQKEFIEVIQEKEKSAKQEMEEGARVWEDSKGPIDKLKKHKATHTSNIKKINSQVNENMNNRQKVMDQDLKLNAELKATFDDIEDLKKQEKSRQQRILKTKEDLAAAEKELEDLQPYELPKAENAQLTDQIARINVEIKNLKAERNAVESQLAREEESMRRCCDRLKEMESKNSKLLQALRSAGADKIVEAYHWVQANKKNFREEVYGPVLLEVNVQDKLHATYLENHVPNYIWKSFITLDASDRDYIVRETKQYGIPVLNYLAHEGTRRQPLNITPEMKQLGIYSRLDQVFQAPDTVKDVLISQAGLDNSYIGTDETHRRADEVSELGIGDFWTPDNHYRWSKSRYSSYMSANVDAVRPSRLFKSNLDVSGIEDLRLQKENHVTNIEGMHEAIKTLHRKQRQLEDEEANIHKQKEEIINAMRYHKKRREEIQRRVDFKRRTLKDISREEDVESSTRKLLDQVAKLNDERFHAAMKLKDLLTEAVALKWSHTEKNMASVELDTKIWEMEKDVKKLEKEANQKARNYEDCKRITQEHRRRLSIAKQKAESIAMITKDLEKEFLAMPTTVEELEAAIQDTESEANSMLFLNQNVLQEYQNRQHEIESISNKLKDDKGEHEICCSEIETVKGKWLPTLRTLVSKINDTFSRNFQEMAVAGEVSLDEHGLDFDHYGILIKVKFRQTSQLQVLSSHHQSGGERSVSTILYLVSLQDLTNCPFRVVDEINQGMDPINERKMFQQLVRAASQINTPQCFLLTPKLLPDLEYSDACNILNIMNGPWIEEPAKAWSSGDCWRTVVSAAGH from the exons ATGGCGGCCCCGCGCGCCGCCAAGCGCCCCAAGTTCGCCTCCGGCGCGGCGCCGCCCCAGCGAGGGGAAGACGACTACGTGCCGGGGAACATCGTGGAGATCGAGCTCTTCAATTTCATGACCTACGACCGCCTCGTCTGCTGCCCCGGCCCGCGCCTCAACTTCGTCGTCGGGCCCAACGGGTCTGGCAAGAGCTCGCTCGTCTGCGCCATCGCCCTCGGCCTCGCCGGAGACCCCAAC ATTCTCGGGAGGGCGTCCAGCGTCGGTGCATTCGTCAAGAGAGGGGAGGTTGCCGGGCACGTCAAGATATCCCTCCGCGGGGATACACCTGACGACAAGATCTGCATTACTAGGAAGATTGATACGAAGAACAAGTCCGAGTGGCTCCTCAATG GTGCAACTGTCCCTAAAAAGGAAGTTATTGATGTGATTAAGAAATTTGATATTCAAGTTAACAACTTAACTCAG TTCTTGCCACAAGATCGGGTATCTGAATTTGCAAAGCTAAGTCCGATTCAACTTCTAGAAGAGACTGAAAAGGCCGTTGGTGATCTTGATTTACCTGTTCAGCATCGTCAACTTGTAGAGAGAAGTAAGGAACTGAAAGCACTTGAAGTG GCTATAACGCAAAAGGAAAAGACTTTGAATAATCTAAAGGCCCTCAATGCTGAACAAGAAAAAGATGTTGAACGTGTTCGACTAAGAGATAATCTCCTTAGAAAG gctgaaTTAATGAAGAAGAAGCTGCCATGGCTGAAATTCGACATGATGCAGAAGGAATTCATAGAAGTCATACAAGAGAAGGAGAAAAGTGCAAAGCAAGAAATGGAAGAAGGAGCCAGAGTCTGGGAAGATTCAAAAGGCCCTATTGA CAAACTCAAGAAACACAAGGCAACTCATACTTCAAATATAAAGAAGATAAACAGCCAAGTAAATGAAAACATGAACAACCGTCAGAAAGTTATGGACCAAGATTTAAAGCTG AATGCAGAACTGAAAGCTACATTTGATGATATTGAAGACCTGAAAAAGCAAGAAAAATCTCGCCAGCAAAGGATCCTGAAAACTAAGGAAGATCTTGCTGCTGCTGAAAAGGAACTTGAAGATCTACAGCCGTATGAACTTCCTAAAGCTGAAAAT GCACAGCTAACAGACCAAATTGCACGAATAAATGTTGAGATAAAAAATCTAAAAGCGGAAAGGAATGCCGTGGAGTCTCAGTTAGCCCGAGAGGAAGAAAGCATGAGGAGATGTTGTGATAG GCTGAAGGAAATGGAAAGCAAGAATAGTAAGCTACTCCAAGCATTGCGAAGTGCTGGTGCTGATAAAATCGTTGAAGCATACCACTGGGTGCAAGCTAACAAAAAGAATTTCAGGGAAGAAGTTTACGGGCCTGTTCTCCTTGAG GTAAATGTTCAGGATAAGCTTCACGCCACTTACTTGGAAAACCATGTTCCAAACTATATATGGAAG TCATTCATCACTCTGGATGCTTCCGACCGTGACTACATTGTTAGAGAAACGAAGCAGTATGGCATCCCTGTTCTGAACTACTTGGCGCACGAAGGCACAAGGAGACAACCATTAAACATCACTCCGGAG ATGAAGCAACTTGGGATCTACTCCCGACTTGATCAAGTATTTCAAGCCCCTGACACTGTAAAAGATGTTTTGATTAGTCAGGCGGGTTTGGATAATTCG TACATAGGTACAGATGAAACTCATCGCAGAGCAGATGAGGTATCAGAGTTAGGCATTGGTGACTTTTGGACTCCGGATAACCATTATCGATGGTCCAAATCAAGATATAGCAGTTATATGTCAGCAAATGTAGATGCAGTCCGTCCTTCTCGTCTCTTCAAGAGCA ATCTGGATGTAAGTGGCATTGAAGATCTTCGACTTCAGAAAGAAAACCATGTAACGAATATTGAAGGAATGCATGAAGCTATAAAGACGCTTCATAGAAAACAGAGGCAGTTAGAAGACGAAGAGGCAAATATACACAAGCAGAAG GAAGAAATTATTAATGCGATGAGGTACCACAAGAAGCGACGAGAAGAGATACAAAGGCGTGTTG ATTTCAAAAGGAGAACGCTGAAGGACATATCCAGAGAAGAGGATGTAGAATCTAGCACAAGAAAGCTTCTTGATCAGGTGGCTAAGTTAAACGATGAGAGATTTCATGCAGCGATGAAACTTAAG GATTTGCTTACTGAAGCTGTTGCTCTCAAATGGAGTCACACAGAAAAGAATATGGCTTCAGTTGAGCTCGATACAAAG ATATGGGAGATGGAAAAGGatgtgaaaaaacttgaaaaggAGGCTAATCAGAAGGCTAGAAACTATGAAGATT GTAAAAGAATCACTCAGGAGCATAGGCGGAGGCTGTCTATTGCGAAACAGAAAGCAGAGTCGATAGCCATGATTACTAAAGACCTTGAAAAAGAGTTTCTTGCG ATGCCCACTACCGTAGAAGAACTGGAAGCTGCAATACAAGATACTGAATCGGAGGCAAATTCTATGCTATTTCTTAACCAAAATGTTTTGCAGGAGTATCAAAACCGGCAACATGAG ATAGAATCAATCTCAAATAAACTTAAGGATGATAAGGGTGAACATGAGATATGCTGTTCTGAAATCGAAACAGTAAAG GGTAAATGGCTTCCAACTCTGCGGACTCTTGtttcaaaaataaatgacacattCAGTCGTAACTTTCAAGAAATGGCAGTTGCTGGAGAAGTTTCACTGG ATGAGCACGGTCTTGATTTTGATCACTATGGCATTCTTATAAAGGTGAAATTTAG GCAAACTAGTCAGCTGCAGGTGCTAAGCTCTCATCACCAATCAGGAGGG GAGCGATCAGTATCGACCATCTTGTATCTTGTGTCACTTCAAGATCTTACCAATTGCCCCTTTCGGGTTGTTGATGAGATAAATCAAG GAATGGACCCCATAAACGAGAGGAAAATGTTTCAGCAGCTTGTCAGAGCTGCCAGCCAAATTAACACGCCACA ATGCTTCCTTCTGACGCCCAAGCTTCTACCTGATTTGGAGTACAGCGATGCCTGCAACATTCTCAACATTATGAACGGCCCATGGATTGAGGAGCCAGCAAAAG CATGGAGCTCCGGAGATTGTTGGAGGACAGTGGTCAGCGCTGCTGGGCACTGA
- the LOC136527545 gene encoding structural maintenance of chromosomes protein 5-like isoform X2, with translation MAAPRAAKRPKFASGAAPPQRGEDDYVPGNIVEIELFNFMTYDRLVCCPGPRLNFVVGPNGSGKSSLVCAIALGLAGDPNILGRASSVGAFVKRGEVAGHVKISLRGDTPDDKICITRKIDTKNKSEWLLNGATVPKKEVIDVIKKFDIQVNNLTQFLPQDRVSEFAKLSPIQLLEETEKAVGDLDLPVQHRQLVERSKELKALEVAITQKEKTLNNLKALNAEQEKDVERVRLRDNLLRKAELMKKKLPWLKFDMMQKEFIEVIQEKEKSAKQEMEEGARVWEDSKGPIDKLKKHKATHTSNIKKINSQVNENMNNRQKVMDQDLKLNAELKATFDDIEDLKKQEKSRQQRILKTKEDLAAAEKELEDLQPYELPKAENLTDQIARINVEIKNLKAERNAVESQLAREEESMRRCCDRLKEMESKNSKLLQALRSAGADKIVEAYHWVQANKKNFREEVYGPVLLEVNVQDKLHATYLENHVPNYIWKSFITLDASDRDYIVRETKQYGIPVLNYLAHEGTRRQPLNITPEMKQLGIYSRLDQVFQAPDTVKDVLISQAGLDNSYIGTDETHRRADEVSELGIGDFWTPDNHYRWSKSRYSSYMSANVDAVRPSRLFKSNLDVSGIEDLRLQKENHVTNIEGMHEAIKTLHRKQRQLEDEEANIHKQKEEIINAMRYHKKRREEIQRRVDFKRRTLKDISREEDVESSTRKLLDQVAKLNDERFHAAMKLKDLLTEAVALKWSHTEKNMASVELDTKIWEMEKDVKKLEKEANQKARNYEDCKRITQEHRRRLSIAKQKAESIAMITKDLEKEFLAMPTTVEELEAAIQDTESEANSMLFLNQNVLQEYQNRQHEIESISNKLKDDKGEHEICCSEIETVKGKWLPTLRTLVSKINDTFSRNFQEMAVAGEVSLDEHGLDFDHYGILIKVKFRQTSQLQVLSSHHQSGGERSVSTILYLVSLQDLTNCPFRVVDEINQGMDPINERKMFQQLVRAASQINTPQCFLLTPKLLPDLEYSDACNILNIMNGPWIEEPAKAWSSGDCWRTVVSAAGH, from the exons ATGGCGGCCCCGCGCGCCGCCAAGCGCCCCAAGTTCGCCTCCGGCGCGGCGCCGCCCCAGCGAGGGGAAGACGACTACGTGCCGGGGAACATCGTGGAGATCGAGCTCTTCAATTTCATGACCTACGACCGCCTCGTCTGCTGCCCCGGCCCGCGCCTCAACTTCGTCGTCGGGCCCAACGGGTCTGGCAAGAGCTCGCTCGTCTGCGCCATCGCCCTCGGCCTCGCCGGAGACCCCAAC ATTCTCGGGAGGGCGTCCAGCGTCGGTGCATTCGTCAAGAGAGGGGAGGTTGCCGGGCACGTCAAGATATCCCTCCGCGGGGATACACCTGACGACAAGATCTGCATTACTAGGAAGATTGATACGAAGAACAAGTCCGAGTGGCTCCTCAATG GTGCAACTGTCCCTAAAAAGGAAGTTATTGATGTGATTAAGAAATTTGATATTCAAGTTAACAACTTAACTCAG TTCTTGCCACAAGATCGGGTATCTGAATTTGCAAAGCTAAGTCCGATTCAACTTCTAGAAGAGACTGAAAAGGCCGTTGGTGATCTTGATTTACCTGTTCAGCATCGTCAACTTGTAGAGAGAAGTAAGGAACTGAAAGCACTTGAAGTG GCTATAACGCAAAAGGAAAAGACTTTGAATAATCTAAAGGCCCTCAATGCTGAACAAGAAAAAGATGTTGAACGTGTTCGACTAAGAGATAATCTCCTTAGAAAG gctgaaTTAATGAAGAAGAAGCTGCCATGGCTGAAATTCGACATGATGCAGAAGGAATTCATAGAAGTCATACAAGAGAAGGAGAAAAGTGCAAAGCAAGAAATGGAAGAAGGAGCCAGAGTCTGGGAAGATTCAAAAGGCCCTATTGA CAAACTCAAGAAACACAAGGCAACTCATACTTCAAATATAAAGAAGATAAACAGCCAAGTAAATGAAAACATGAACAACCGTCAGAAAGTTATGGACCAAGATTTAAAGCTG AATGCAGAACTGAAAGCTACATTTGATGATATTGAAGACCTGAAAAAGCAAGAAAAATCTCGCCAGCAAAGGATCCTGAAAACTAAGGAAGATCTTGCTGCTGCTGAAAAGGAACTTGAAGATCTACAGCCGTATGAACTTCCTAAAGCTGAAAAT CTAACAGACCAAATTGCACGAATAAATGTTGAGATAAAAAATCTAAAAGCGGAAAGGAATGCCGTGGAGTCTCAGTTAGCCCGAGAGGAAGAAAGCATGAGGAGATGTTGTGATAG GCTGAAGGAAATGGAAAGCAAGAATAGTAAGCTACTCCAAGCATTGCGAAGTGCTGGTGCTGATAAAATCGTTGAAGCATACCACTGGGTGCAAGCTAACAAAAAGAATTTCAGGGAAGAAGTTTACGGGCCTGTTCTCCTTGAG GTAAATGTTCAGGATAAGCTTCACGCCACTTACTTGGAAAACCATGTTCCAAACTATATATGGAAG TCATTCATCACTCTGGATGCTTCCGACCGTGACTACATTGTTAGAGAAACGAAGCAGTATGGCATCCCTGTTCTGAACTACTTGGCGCACGAAGGCACAAGGAGACAACCATTAAACATCACTCCGGAG ATGAAGCAACTTGGGATCTACTCCCGACTTGATCAAGTATTTCAAGCCCCTGACACTGTAAAAGATGTTTTGATTAGTCAGGCGGGTTTGGATAATTCG TACATAGGTACAGATGAAACTCATCGCAGAGCAGATGAGGTATCAGAGTTAGGCATTGGTGACTTTTGGACTCCGGATAACCATTATCGATGGTCCAAATCAAGATATAGCAGTTATATGTCAGCAAATGTAGATGCAGTCCGTCCTTCTCGTCTCTTCAAGAGCA ATCTGGATGTAAGTGGCATTGAAGATCTTCGACTTCAGAAAGAAAACCATGTAACGAATATTGAAGGAATGCATGAAGCTATAAAGACGCTTCATAGAAAACAGAGGCAGTTAGAAGACGAAGAGGCAAATATACACAAGCAGAAG GAAGAAATTATTAATGCGATGAGGTACCACAAGAAGCGACGAGAAGAGATACAAAGGCGTGTTG ATTTCAAAAGGAGAACGCTGAAGGACATATCCAGAGAAGAGGATGTAGAATCTAGCACAAGAAAGCTTCTTGATCAGGTGGCTAAGTTAAACGATGAGAGATTTCATGCAGCGATGAAACTTAAG GATTTGCTTACTGAAGCTGTTGCTCTCAAATGGAGTCACACAGAAAAGAATATGGCTTCAGTTGAGCTCGATACAAAG ATATGGGAGATGGAAAAGGatgtgaaaaaacttgaaaaggAGGCTAATCAGAAGGCTAGAAACTATGAAGATT GTAAAAGAATCACTCAGGAGCATAGGCGGAGGCTGTCTATTGCGAAACAGAAAGCAGAGTCGATAGCCATGATTACTAAAGACCTTGAAAAAGAGTTTCTTGCG ATGCCCACTACCGTAGAAGAACTGGAAGCTGCAATACAAGATACTGAATCGGAGGCAAATTCTATGCTATTTCTTAACCAAAATGTTTTGCAGGAGTATCAAAACCGGCAACATGAG ATAGAATCAATCTCAAATAAACTTAAGGATGATAAGGGTGAACATGAGATATGCTGTTCTGAAATCGAAACAGTAAAG GGTAAATGGCTTCCAACTCTGCGGACTCTTGtttcaaaaataaatgacacattCAGTCGTAACTTTCAAGAAATGGCAGTTGCTGGAGAAGTTTCACTGG ATGAGCACGGTCTTGATTTTGATCACTATGGCATTCTTATAAAGGTGAAATTTAG GCAAACTAGTCAGCTGCAGGTGCTAAGCTCTCATCACCAATCAGGAGGG GAGCGATCAGTATCGACCATCTTGTATCTTGTGTCACTTCAAGATCTTACCAATTGCCCCTTTCGGGTTGTTGATGAGATAAATCAAG GAATGGACCCCATAAACGAGAGGAAAATGTTTCAGCAGCTTGTCAGAGCTGCCAGCCAAATTAACACGCCACA ATGCTTCCTTCTGACGCCCAAGCTTCTACCTGATTTGGAGTACAGCGATGCCTGCAACATTCTCAACATTATGAACGGCCCATGGATTGAGGAGCCAGCAAAAG CATGGAGCTCCGGAGATTGTTGGAGGACAGTGGTCAGCGCTGCTGGGCACTGA